GTCACTAGGAGACCGGATCGTACCCGCCGGGATGCCAGGGATGGCATCTAAGCAGACGCGATACTGTCAACAGCATACCTTTATAGGGGCCGTAACGGCGTATAGACTGCAGTGAATAGTCAGAACACGTTGGGTAAAAACGACAGGAACCTGGAAGCAGGGGGGAGATACACAACTGATATGCCCGGATAGCTGTTATAAGGATTCGTGACAGCATGTACGTGAACCGATCTGCTGAAAGGCACGCTGCAGCTCACTGCTGAGAGCCGCGGCGCTATTTTCAGCAGCCTGGCGTCGAACGATTACATTCAGATCCACGCCGGGCAACAGTGAACAATGATG
Above is a window of Trichlorobacter lovleyi SZ DNA encoding:
- the yidD gene encoding membrane protein insertion efficiency factor YidD, translating into MLSRILITAIRAYQLCISPLLPGSCRFYPTCSDYSLQSIRRYGPYKGMLLTVSRLLRCHPWHPGGYDPVS